A genomic window from SAR324 cluster bacterium includes:
- a CDS encoding NAD-binding protein gives MQVTPFGSASFERNLFIFLKLIQSSGSFQGGVQGWTSGTVFDGFRSNESEFQRGMTWHRRQLLGMAGGAETSFTKAQPVLSQLCKCVEHLGPAGSGSQMKLAVNLPLAIYWNTLAEAMSLLKGSGISAETAISLLTDSSGGPNVLKNRGQVVIYTLNGTDQPGTFDLAGLLKDLELSLKQAEVVGSKLPIAEVSGENYRKAIADGLSNFDGSSLTRHLLSE, from the coding sequence ATGCAGGTTACACCGTTTGGTAGTGCCAGCTTTGAGAGAAACCTTTTCATTTTTCTTAAGCTGATACAGTCATCGGGTTCATTTCAAGGAGGTGTCCAAGGGTGGACTTCAGGCACTGTCTTCGATGGCTTTCGAAGCAACGAAAGTGAATTTCAGCGAGGAATGACGTGGCACAGACGACAACTTTTAGGGATGGCAGGTGGAGCCGAAACATCTTTTACTAAAGCTCAACCAGTCCTCTCCCAACTTTGCAAGTGCGTGGAACACCTCGGGCCTGCGGGTTCAGGATCACAAATGAAGCTAGCGGTCAACTTGCCACTAGCTATTTACTGGAACACTCTTGCGGAAGCGATGTCCCTGTTGAAGGGCAGTGGAATTTCAGCTGAAACCGCAATCTCTCTGCTCACTGACAGCTCTGGTGGACCAAATGTGCTAAAGAATCGAGGACAAGTGGTGATCTACACATTAAATGGAACCGACCAGCCAGGCACCTTTGACCTTGCTGGGTTATTGAAAGATCTGGAATTGTCTTTGAAACAGGCAGAAGTAGTCGGATCTAAGTTGCCCATTGCCGAAGTGTCTGGGGAGAATTATCGGAAAGCAATTGCAGACGGGCTCTCCAATTTTGATGGATCAAGCCTGACCCGTCATTTATTAAGCGAGTAA
- the upp gene encoding uracil phosphoribosyltransferase yields MNKVLKEIKHPLVQHKLSLMRKKGTSTRSFRVLAREVGLLLAYEVTQDLPLEYEEIETPLQKMQAPFLEGKKLCLVPILRAGIGLLDGFLELIPSARVGHIGLYRDPATLAAVEYYLKLPEMIDQRLVIALDPMLATGHSSAAAVSRLKENGASNIRFVSLLAAPEGIEYFHSEHPDVPIYTAAVDEKLNDHAYILPGLGDAGDRIFGTK; encoded by the coding sequence ATGAATAAGGTCCTTAAAGAAATTAAACACCCACTGGTGCAGCACAAGCTTTCGCTGATGAGAAAAAAAGGAACCTCAACTCGAAGTTTTCGTGTCTTGGCCCGTGAGGTGGGACTACTCTTAGCTTATGAAGTTACTCAAGATTTACCGCTTGAATACGAGGAAATTGAGACTCCATTGCAGAAAATGCAGGCTCCTTTTCTGGAAGGAAAAAAGCTCTGTTTAGTGCCAATCCTAAGGGCAGGAATCGGCTTGTTAGACGGTTTTCTGGAGTTAATTCCCTCAGCTAGGGTTGGACATATTGGACTTTATCGTGATCCGGCGACCTTAGCGGCTGTGGAGTATTATCTGAAATTGCCTGAGATGATTGATCAGCGCTTGGTGATTGCCCTGGATCCGATGTTGGCAACTGGTCATTCTTCAGCAGCAGCAGTCTCTCGTTTGAAGGAAAATGGTGCTTCGAATATCCGCTTTGTCTCTCTGCTAGCTGCACCGGAGGGTATTGAATATTTCCACAGTGAACATCCTGACGTCCCAATTTATACTGCTGCAGTCGATGAAAAATTGAACGATCACGCCTATATTCTACCGGGATTGGGGGATGCAGGAGATCGGATTTTTGGAACCAAATGA